Proteins encoded together in one Rhipicephalus sanguineus isolate Rsan-2018 chromosome 9, BIME_Rsan_1.4, whole genome shotgun sequence window:
- the LOC119406042 gene encoding mediator of RNA polymerase II transcription subunit 1.1-like, translating to MEESCCNSSSDTVEKLIYEMESGVSSEATETDSTPVPGTPTEQQPPPAPTTQSAQSPATSTAARATRKRRRPLSAAREFQEAMLAEQKMLREQLERAQQTEVELRTTHLQLQEKLVNALVGFINKTSGSYTITLFIYKWQRKAISRSELPGSASSG from the exons ATGGAGGAGAGCTGCTGCAATAGCAGTAGCGACACTGTTGAGAAG CTGATCTACGAAATGGAAAGCGGAGTCAGTTCTGAGGCTACTGAAACTGATAGCACACCAGTGCCAGGAACACCAACTGAACAGCAACCACCACCTGCACCCACCACACAGTCGGCTCAGAGCCCTGCAACAAGTACGGCAGCACGGGCAACAAGGAAGCGACGGCGGCCACTGAGCGCAGCACGTGAATTTCAAGAAGCTATGCTGGCTGAACAAAAAATGCTACGAGAGCAGCTGGAGCGGGCTCAGCAAACCGAGGTAGAGCTAAGAACAACACACTTGCAGCTTCAAGAAAAGCTTGTAAATGCCCTCGTTGGTTTCATCAATAAAACATCAGGCAGTTATACTATCACTCTTTTTATTTACAAATGGCAACGCAAAGCAATTTCTAGGAGCGAACTACCTGGGTCTGCATCCTCTGGCTGA